Proteins encoded by one window of Candidatus Kuenenbacteria bacterium:
- a CDS encoding nucleotide exchange factor GrpE, translated as MDKHHQQQPKEDKICSEDQQELEKKCEEYLHGWKRAQADYENLKKTTEKEKLEWVKLANQGILLQLLPIYDHLKLAIKHIPEGEKKTNWVVGIVNIKNQLTKFLSEAGVEEIKTVGEKFNPEEHEAVAVSEDNIDNQEEEISEELHPGYKLHGKVLYPAKVKI; from the coding sequence ATGGATAAACACCACCAACAGCAACCAAAAGAAGATAAGATATGCTCAGAAGACCAGCAAGAGCTAGAGAAGAAATGCGAAGAGTATTTGCACGGCTGGAAGAGGGCACAGGCGGATTATGAGAATTTGAAAAAGACAACGGAGAAAGAAAAACTAGAGTGGGTAAAGTTGGCCAATCAGGGAATTTTGCTCCAATTATTGCCAATTTATGATCATTTGAAGCTAGCTATAAAACATATACCAGAGGGAGAGAAGAAAACAAATTGGGTCGTGGGTATAGTAAATATTAAAAATCAGCTGACAAAATTTTTGTCAGAAGCGGGAGTGGAAGAAATAAAGACAGTAGGTGAGAAATTTAACCCTGAGGAGCACGAGGCTGTGGCAGTAAGTGAAGATAATATTGATAACCAAGAGGAGGAAATTAGTGAGGAGTTGCACCCGGGTTATAAATTGCATGGTAAGGTATTGTATCCGGCTAAAGTAAAAATTTGA
- the dnaK gene encoding molecular chaperone DnaK, which yields MPKILGIDLGTTNSCMAIMEGGSPKILENKEGNRTTSSIVAINKTGERLVGLLAKRQAVTNPTNTLFSIKRLIGRRFEDEEVQRDLKSMPFKIKQAGVGVKVEMSGKDYTPQEISAMVLAKLKADAEEKLGEKITEAVITVPAYFDDAQRQATKEAGEIAGLTVKRIINEPTAAALAYGFEKKKGQQIAVYDLGGGTFDISILDVSSDTVEVKSTNGDTHLGGDDFDQRIMGWILDEFKKTEGIDLSKDPMALQRVKEAAEKAKIELSTAMETEINQPFITSGADGPKHMLIKITRAKLEELVGDLVEKTLEPTKKALADAGLEAKNIEEVVLVGGMTRMPLVQQTVEKFFGKKPNMSVNPDEVVAAGAAVQAGVLQGDVKDVLLLDVTPLTLGIETLGSVATPLIERNTTIPTSKSQVFSTAVDNQPSVEIHVVQGERPMAHDNKTLGRFILDGIMPAPRGVPQIEVTFDIDANGILNVKAKDKGTGKEQHITITASTGLSKDEIEKMKKEAEAHADEDKKKKEQIEVKNMADTLSYTTEKALKEAGDKVDVNIKKDVEEKLEVLKKVKDGEDTEAIKKATEELSQAAQKIGEALYKQQATSNQQQATDNAQAPGAEEKKAEEAQYEEVKK from the coding sequence ATGCCAAAAATATTAGGTATTGATCTTGGTACCACTAATTCCTGCATGGCGATCATGGAAGGTGGTAGCCCAAAAATTTTGGAAAATAAGGAAGGTAATCGTACTACGTCGTCAATTGTGGCTATTAATAAAACCGGCGAACGATTGGTCGGTCTTTTGGCCAAGCGTCAGGCGGTGACTAACCCAACTAACACTTTATTTTCCATTAAGCGTCTGATTGGTCGCAGGTTTGAAGACGAAGAGGTGCAAAGAGATTTAAAATCTATGCCTTTCAAAATCAAACAAGCTGGCGTGGGCGTAAAAGTGGAAATGAGCGGCAAAGATTATACGCCGCAGGAGATTTCGGCGATGGTTTTGGCCAAACTAAAAGCTGATGCTGAAGAAAAATTGGGTGAAAAAATTACCGAAGCGGTGATTACGGTGCCGGCTTATTTTGATGATGCACAAAGACAAGCAACAAAAGAAGCTGGAGAAATAGCCGGTTTAACTGTTAAAAGAATTATTAACGAACCAACAGCCGCGGCTTTGGCTTATGGTTTTGAAAAGAAAAAAGGCCAGCAAATCGCCGTTTATGATTTGGGCGGCGGTACTTTTGATATTTCTATTTTGGATGTTTCTTCTGATACAGTAGAAGTAAAATCAACCAATGGTGATACCCATCTTGGTGGCGATGATTTTGATCAAAGAATTATGGGTTGGATTTTGGATGAATTTAAAAAGACTGAAGGCATTGATTTATCAAAAGACCCGATGGCTCTGCAAAGAGTAAAAGAAGCGGCAGAAAAAGCTAAAATAGAGCTTTCTACGGCCATGGAAACAGAAATTAATCAGCCATTTATAACTTCTGGAGCTGACGGCCCGAAGCATATGCTGATAAAGATAACCAGAGCGAAATTAGAAGAGCTGGTCGGTGATTTGGTAGAAAAAACTTTAGAGCCAACGAAAAAGGCCCTAGCCGATGCTGGGCTCGAGGCAAAAAATATTGAAGAAGTGGTTTTGGTGGGCGGTATGACCAGAATGCCTTTGGTCCAACAAACAGTAGAGAAATTTTTTGGTAAAAAGCCAAATATGAGCGTGAACCCAGATGAAGTGGTAGCGGCTGGCGCGGCTGTCCAGGCCGGGGTTTTACAGGGTGATGTAAAAGATGTGCTACTTTTAGACGTAACGCCCTTAACTCTTGGTATTGAAACATTGGGAAGTGTAGCCACCCCTTTGATTGAGAGAAATACCACTATTCCAACTTCTAAATCACAGGTATTTTCTACGGCCGTTGATAATCAGCCAAGCGTGGAAATTCACGTGGTCCAAGGTGAAAGGCCCATGGCGCATGACAATAAAACCCTGGGTAGATTTATTTTGGATGGTATTATGCCGGCACCTAGGGGCGTGCCGCAAATTGAAGTAACTTTTGATATCGACGCCAATGGTATTTTGAATGTGAAAGCCAAAGATAAAGGCACTGGCAAAGAACAGCATATTACCATTACTGCTTCAACTGGTCTTTCCAAAGATGAGATTGAGAAGATGAAAAAAGAAGCTGAAGCGCATGCGGATGAGGACAAAAAAAAGAAAGAGCAGATTGAGGTAAAGAATATGGCTGATACTTTATCTTATACTACTGAGAAGGCGCTAAAAGAAGCTGGCGACAAGGTTGACGTAAATATTAAAAAAGATGTAGAAGAAAAGTTGGAGGTTCTAAAAAAAGTTAAAGACGGAGAGGATACTGAGGCAATTAAAAAAGCCACAGAAGAATTGTCGCAAGCGGCGCAAAAGATTGGGGAAGCACTTTATAAACAACAAGCAACTAGCAACCAGCAACAAGCGACAGATAATGCGCAGGCGCCTGGTGCCGAGGAAAAGAAGGCGGAGGAGGCTCAGTATGAGGAGGTAAAAAAGTAA
- a CDS encoding CDP-alcohol phosphatidyltransferase family protein yields the protein MMILKKIDIWLDKLNVKIQESKDKLLRPVLFFLRKIGFTANILSTLKVVVACLAVYIARENLIFAAWVFMGVYFLDVLDGSMARYMGKNSDRGKFIDVFTDQAIYTLIVFTLILIDFLDIKALAYNLLVVPVLYLFVIIERNEGKPTDWVIKPVAKLTYYKILILGAALMVVFGWGSKVTANWVLYFTNFLVTLHLIHSYGVVIKRKA from the coding sequence ATGATGATATTAAAAAAAATAGATATTTGGTTGGACAAATTGAATGTCAAAATTCAAGAGAGCAAAGATAAATTACTTAGGCCCGTTTTATTTTTTTTAAGGAAGATTGGATTCACTGCAAATATTTTGAGCACGCTAAAGGTTGTCGTCGCTTGTTTGGCTGTTTATATTGCACGGGAAAATTTAATTTTTGCCGCTTGGGTATTTATGGGGGTTTATTTTCTCGATGTCCTTGACGGGTCAATGGCTCGATATATGGGTAAGAACTCTGACCGCGGGAAATTTATTGATGTTTTTACAGATCAGGCTATTTATACTTTGATTGTTTTTACTTTGATCCTAATAGATTTTTTGGATATAAAGGCCTTGGCCTATAATTTGTTGGTTGTGCCGGTATTATACTTGTTTGTTATTATAGAGAGAAACGAGGGCAAGCCAACAGATTGGGTTATTAAGCCAGTTGCTAAATTAACCTATTATAAAATATTAATATTGGGGGCTGCACTGATGGTTGTTTTCGGTTGGGGGAGTAAGGTGACGGCCAATTGGGTTTTGTATTTTACTAATTTTTTAGTGACCCTGCATCTAATACATTCTTATGGGGTGGTGATAAAGAGGAAAGCTTAG
- a CDS encoding DUF4012 domain-containing protein, with the protein MSQENKEKNNNDFLSDELQQELEKLSWEFLLKEKEAKEKAVIENRVDDEKYYQPANSYSELDNLYGGSSADNRNFEFWHNSEEVGINNLNRDSGILFNEEKLEKHKVVAWRQAPRLREPGYKIFFKKLARTSILPFKLIISVSVGMTTAIGKSVIWVLNIVYKILNGALIILWQTLVAFKYIFVYIFGDFSWPKKEKLALESAAADNFYSKKTRKYLIKYPAMRMAASFAAVALLLVLPVQLYYFYNKAEKIKGEVLGASEIGMAHLLQAGIAGKNLDIANLGKEFNLASLEFEKARTNFKELGIVSVAASAVVPDVEAGEKLLTIAEKSTDIGLRLTGTIQAFGDLMVGAKEEGGGLELRGDLLQIQVTENRGKRKNWQEINKNLDMVVLEANEIQRQLDMLDLENTKLSAYGEQISLAKEQMPKMISLLQDYRDLTRIFLTIVGVDEPRRWLLVFQNNTEIRPTGGFMGSYAVVDVKDGKIEKIEVPGGGFYDLKGSMSRSVDAPYPFHLFSAVWQPWNANWFPDWPTSAEKIMWFYDKSSGPSVDGVISFTPDVLGSLLEITGPIELPEYMMTVDSNNFLYTIQKEVEFDYDKKENKPKKIIGDLLPKILERTLALDGKNGVIAAEKIISSLGNKSILLYFKNKDTQKIVDNFYWSGRVQDYDKDYLAIVHTNIAGGKTDLVVKNNIWHNTEITNDGQILNTVVLTREHLGKRDDIFESSTNTDFVRFYVPQGSKLITAEGFDGIPVGRQYQVATGSIDVDPHLAEIERNIRIDSESGTRIIDEFGKTSFGNWITVGPGEKQSVTIKYLLPWRLESKKVMNISTTDTSASWWQSLKKYFAGQEKQDEVPENIYGLLIQKQPGTAEDGFVGTLTVGDRWQIGDFLPKDGVASNRDFLEAGFKMDGDKYYGVIIKEK; encoded by the coding sequence ATGAGCCAAGAAAATAAAGAAAAAAATAATAATGATTTTTTGAGCGATGAGTTGCAGCAGGAGCTGGAAAAGCTATCTTGGGAGTTTTTGTTGAAAGAAAAAGAGGCCAAGGAAAAAGCAGTTATTGAAAATAGAGTGGATGATGAAAAATATTACCAACCGGCCAATAGTTATAGTGAGCTAGATAATCTTTATGGTGGCTCGTCGGCAGACAATAGGAATTTTGAGTTTTGGCATAATAGTGAGGAGGTGGGCATAAATAATCTCAACAGAGATTCCGGCATTCTTTTCAATGAGGAAAAACTGGAAAAACATAAGGTGGTAGCCTGGAGGCAGGCACCGAGACTTAGAGAGCCTGGGTATAAAATATTTTTTAAAAAACTTGCAAGGACCTCAATTTTGCCATTTAAATTAATTATTTCAGTTTCTGTGGGGATGACTACAGCTATTGGCAAATCGGTGATTTGGGTTTTAAATATTGTTTATAAAATTTTAAATGGGGCGTTGATTATTTTATGGCAAACGCTCGTGGCCTTTAAATATATTTTTGTTTATATTTTTGGAGATTTTAGCTGGCCCAAGAAAGAAAAATTGGCGCTTGAGTCAGCAGCGGCGGATAATTTTTATAGTAAAAAGACAAGAAAATATTTAATTAAATATCCAGCCATGAGGATGGCGGCATCTTTCGCGGCAGTCGCTTTGCTTTTGGTTTTGCCGGTACAGTTATATTATTTTTATAATAAAGCCGAGAAAATAAAAGGAGAGGTGCTGGGTGCTTCGGAGATAGGGATGGCCCACTTACTTCAGGCAGGGATAGCTGGCAAGAATTTGGACATTGCCAATTTGGGTAAAGAGTTTAATCTGGCGAGTCTGGAGTTTGAAAAGGCAAGAACCAATTTTAAAGAATTGGGCATTGTGTCTGTCGCGGCTTCGGCAGTGGTACCTGACGTCGAGGCCGGGGAAAAATTATTGACTATAGCGGAAAAATCAACAGACATTGGTTTGAGATTGACAGGCACAATACAAGCCTTTGGAGATCTAATGGTTGGCGCAAAGGAAGAAGGCGGTGGTTTGGAGTTACGGGGTGATTTATTGCAAATACAGGTGACAGAAAACAGGGGTAAAAGAAAAAACTGGCAAGAGATAAATAAGAATTTGGATATGGTTGTATTAGAGGCAAATGAGATACAAAGACAGCTAGATATGCTAGACCTAGAGAACACAAAATTATCAGCTTATGGCGAGCAGATAAGTTTGGCCAAAGAGCAGATGCCAAAGATGATAAGTCTTTTGCAAGACTATAGGGATCTCACCAGAATATTTTTGACTATTGTGGGGGTTGATGAGCCAAGACGCTGGCTTTTGGTTTTTCAGAACAATACAGAGATAAGGCCGACCGGTGGCTTTATGGGTTCTTACGCCGTGGTTGATGTGAAGGACGGAAAAATAGAAAAAATAGAAGTACCTGGCGGGGGCTTTTACGATTTGAAGGGTTCTATGTCTCGAAGTGTAGATGCGCCATATCCCTTTCATCTTTTTTCGGCGGTTTGGCAGCCATGGAATGCTAATTGGTTTCCCGATTGGCCGACTTCGGCCGAAAAAATAATGTGGTTTTATGATAAATCAAGCGGGCCAAGCGTTGACGGGGTTATTAGTTTTACTCCCGATGTACTTGGCTCCTTGTTGGAGATAACTGGTCCGATAGAATTGCCAGAATATATGATGACAGTGGATAGTAATAATTTTTTATATACCATACAGAAAGAGGTTGAATTTGACTATGACAAAAAAGAGAATAAACCAAAGAAAATTATTGGCGATTTATTGCCAAAAATTTTGGAAAGAACACTAGCTCTTGATGGCAAAAATGGCGTGATAGCAGCGGAAAAGATTATCAGCTCTTTGGGCAATAAGAGTATATTGCTTTACTTCAAAAATAAAGATACCCAAAAAATTGTAGATAATTTTTATTGGTCAGGCAGGGTGCAAGATTATGACAAGGATTATTTGGCAATAGTGCATACCAATATAGCTGGTGGAAAGACAGACTTGGTGGTGAAAAATAATATTTGGCATAATACCGAGATAACTAATGACGGACAGATTTTAAATACGGTTGTTTTGACGCGAGAGCACCTTGGTAAAAGGGATGATATTTTTGAAAGCAGTACCAACACAGATTTTGTTCGTTTTTATGTGCCCCAAGGCAGTAAATTGATCACGGCGGAAGGTTTTGATGGGATACCGGTCGGTCGTCAGTATCAAGTAGCTACTGGCAGCATAGACGTCGATCCGCATTTGGCAGAAATAGAAAGAAATATACGTATTGATAGTGAATCTGGGACGAGAATTATTGACGAATTTGGCAAAACATCTTTTGGTAATTGGATCACAGTTGGCCCTGGGGAGAAACAGTCGGTTACAATAAAATATTTATTACCTTGGAGGCTGGAGAGTAAAAAGGTTATGAATATTAGTACTACGGATACAAGCGCTAGCTGGTGGCAGTCTTTGAAGAAATATTTTGCAGGCCAGGAGAAGCAGGATGAGGTGCCAGAAAATATTTATGGGTTATTGATACAGAAACAACCGGGTACAGCAGAAGATGGTTTTGTGGGCACCTTGACTGTGGGCGATAGATGGCAGATAGGAGACTTTTTGCCCAAAGATGGGGTAGCGTCCAATAGAGATTTTCTGGAGGCAGGATTTAAAATGGACGGTGATAAATATTACGGGGTTATTATAAAGGAAAAGTAA
- a CDS encoding Hsp20/alpha crystallin family protein gives MSLIKWSPMLEPFGDWDRWLDAPFAFAPAVNIWEDENNVYVEAPLPGVDPENVNIAIENDILTIEGMQEKKSEVEEKNYYRKEVRSGSFHRALALPTAVKGDEAKAEYEKGILKIVVPKEERAKPKKVKVEVKR, from the coding sequence ATGTCACTTATAAAGTGGTCACCAATGCTCGAACCGTTCGGGGATTGGGACAGATGGCTCGATGCGCCATTTGCTTTTGCCCCAGCGGTGAATATTTGGGAGGACGAAAATAATGTTTACGTAGAAGCTCCCTTACCAGGAGTTGACCCCGAGAACGTCAATATCGCTATTGAAAACGATATTTTGACTATCGAGGGAATGCAGGAAAAGAAAAGCGAAGTGGAAGAAAAGAATTATTATCGCAAAGAAGTGCGCTCTGGTTCTTTTCACCGGGCGTTGGCTCTCCCAACGGCAGTTAAGGGTGATGAAGCTAAGGCGGAATATGAAAAAGGGATTTTGAAAATAGTGGTGCCCAAAGAAGAGAGGGCCAAGCCGAAGAAAGTGAAGGTGGAAGTGAAGAGGTAA